The Liolophura sinensis isolate JHLJ2023 chromosome 8, CUHK_Ljap_v2, whole genome shotgun sequence sequence TCCTTAGCACGTGCCAGTCTTGAAGTTCATAAccttatgttaaaataaaaccatccTGTAATGGTAACCACATGCAATATGTTACTTTTGTACTAATATATGTAGCATTTGGCCTAGCACAATTCTAGGACCTTTACAGTCTACCACATCACTATGCTTTACGCAGGTGGTAGGCGAGATGACACCGAAGCGCTTGGAGTCCGGTATTCTTACTAAAACCCACATATTGTTTGGTCTTTAGCCTACCTTATTAGAAAGAAAACTGAAGATAAACTTCAAAACTCCGGCTCAACTTTTCCCTCTTTCGCTGTGTTTGACTTCGCTTTGAAGTCGGCATATCTACTCTAggaaaacatcaaccaaattcTATGCCTGGAAcaagtgtttaaaatatatgGCACAACTTACTGTGGCCGATTTCTCTGCTCATCATGATTTTCCATAGAATTCTCATTGCGACAGGGCACAGAACAGTCTGGTAGTAACAATTAACACTAAACTGATGGTGTGTGTGGTGTtgagtgggggagggggggagagGTCGGGGAGGGGGGGAGAGGTCGGGTACGTATGGGAGGGATAGAGGGGAAGATTTTCATAGAATAGGTTTCAGTAACAATACACGTAGAAATATTCAGAGCATAAGTTTGATGGAGCGCTCCAATTAAGCGTTTCAGTGCGATCTCACCTACCGTCAGGTTAAAGTATAGCGACATGGAACTGTGCAACATTCAGTCCAGAGTAAAACTTTGCAGAGCTGATTTCGTAGCTTTTGACCACAGAGGTACTTTCTGAGGAGACAAAAGCGAAGTGCCTGACGTCCCAATTGGCAGAATTCTGTAACTActccaagaaaagtaaatatgagGCATCATAGCTCTACCGGAGTGTATACAAAAGTAGAGATATTCAAAACTATTTCATCTCCAGTGACATCCACATGCAGTCACAGAAACATGatgctatgttgttgttgcaactaCATTGTAAGCCAACATTTATGGAGGAAGCTGGAAGTGAAATCAATCTTATTAACTAATACTTAAGTTCATAGGTCGTTTCTGCGAAAGTATATGACTTGTTGTAACCTAAATACAGGCACGTAGCACTTCTAACGCAATACTCTTcatgaaatttgaaacttttaccTCCACTTCGCTCGTCGCGAAATTAACCCTTCTCGGTACACAGTTGTCTCATTGGAGAAGAAATTGACCAATGGGAAAAGTTTACAGCATAGCTGGCGGGAAGAGCTGTCATCAGTGATGCTGACGCGAGCAGTGATTGAACACAACACTCATGTTTTGAGATGTGTGCAACCAACCAGAAGACAGTACGCAGCGTGTTTCTTCACGAATTAATACCACTGTCTCTGTACTAGGAATTAATTTTCAGCTCTAACTGAGAATGTTTTTTGTAGATTATGTGAACTAAACTCTGCATATGAAAATCAGCGTCAATTCTACATCTCTGCATGATAACACATAATTTTTTCTCCAATTgtcatttttaaatgaaaacagtaAACCTCCATGAGCAAGTGCTCAACCCTATGTCCAAAACGCATATAACTTATTGACAGTCATATGTGAGCAAATATAGATCAGTTAACATTATATACTAGGTGTTAAAGAGTTTCAGATTTTCACTCAAGATTAGAAGAACATGAAAACTTTGaggaaaaaacaataaaaccgAAAACTTTGTCTGCTACCACTGCGgacgctgccctggttttactctctctgctgtacgtctgtcgcactgtcgtcgctactctggttttactctctatgctgtacatctagcACACTGTCTtggttgttctggttttattctccatgctgtacgcctatcacattgtcgtcagtgctctggttttactctctctgttGTAGGTCAACCACACTGTCGACGgtgttctagttttactctctgctgaacgtctaccacactgtcgatGTCGCTCCAGTTTTACTCTATCTGCTGAAGGTCAACCACACAGTCGttgcttctctggttttactctccatgctgtacacctatcacactgtcgtcgctgctctggttttactctctctgctgtaggTCAACCACACTGTCgacgctgttctggttttactctctctgctgtaggTCTACCACACTGTAGAGgctgcctggttttctctctcTGCTGTAGGTCTACCACACTGTAAAggctgctctcgttttactctctatactgtagatctaccacactgtcgacgttgctctggttttactctctatactgtaggtCTACCATACTGTCGACgaggctctggttttactctctatgctgtaggtctaccacactgtcgacgctgctttggttttactctctctgctgtaggtctaccacactgtcgaagctgctctggttttactctctatgcagaAGGTCTTTTATTCCAAGTACCAGCACTTGACAGCGAGATAGCtaaataaaattgtacatttgatAACGCATAGCTATTATTCTAACTAATAGTATACACACTTGTAACGGCTGGGAATGGACTGTACAGTCTATTATGGGACCGGTTAATTTGGAATagatcaaatacatgtagtgtctgCTATTTGTATACAGCTATCAAGCACTTCGTCGGACTCGAGATACAGTTTacttttatttgcttatttatttgattggtgttttctcatacatgtacaacggcggccagcattacagtttACCTTGCATGTTGTCGGTAAACAAATAaacctacgtgtacatgtataggcctatcaaAGGGCGAGACATCCGATATTCCGCGACGGCAAATGTTACAATGCATTTCACtcacagatagaaaaaatgtagaaataaatttcTAACAAAAGTTTTATGCCGGTAAACTACGACCGAAATGTGTGTATTCCAAGCTAATCACCGTGGTGTGAGCTGTATTAATTGACTCAGTCCTTAGTTCCATGTATTTTCTTTGAtcattcaaacaaatgcatgagAAGGCTGTTGTTTTCGGACGTTTTTTCGACAAAGCTACAGATCTCAGATGTCTGCATGATTAAACTGCTGCTTCTAGACATCAGCATGGTGAAGCTGCTGATTTTGGACCTATGCATGATTAAACTGTTGATTTCTGACATATGCATGATGAAGCTACTGTTTTCAGATATATGCATGATGAAGCTACTGTTTTCAGATATATGCATGATAAGGTCTTCTGATTGCAAGCATAAACAAAGTAAAGTTGCTGATTTCAGACATACACGATAAGGACGTTGATTTCAGACATAAGTGCGATAAGGTTGTTCATTTCAGACATATGCATGATAAGATTGTTGATTTCACACATATGTATGATATCGCTTCTAATTTCAGAGATATGCATGATAAGGCTGTTgattttagacacaaatatgATATGGCTGATGATTTCAGACATACATCTAATAAGGCTGTTGATTCCAGACACATCTATAAGGCTGGTGATTTAAGACATATGTATGGTAAGGCTGGTGATTTCAGACATATGCATGATATGGCTGATGATTTCAGACATACGTCTAAGAAGGCTGTTGATTTCAAACACATCTATAAGGCTGGTGATTTCAGACATATGTATGATAAGGATGGTgatttcaaataaatgcatgCGTGATAATGCACGATAAAGGATAGATGAAAAAGtataaggaaaatgaaaaagaattgccaaaaaattgaattttttttcctttttggcgattattttgtatttcttaattACGCCTCTATTTTAGGcctattttctgtcaatggtcagaaatgacgtcatcgataaACTTGAACGAGAGGCCACTTTAACGCCGGTAATTCGAGCTATTGCCCCAACGAAGTTGTTTTTACAACAAGGGTACGACAGGTTATCTAATTTCCAAGCTAACCGCTCGAGCCTTAAGGAAATTGTAGTTTAAACCATTTAACATAGATAGGACCAAAGAATAGGAATAGGAACAGCTGGAGGCCCCAGGCCAAGTTCTCTGTGCGTTCCTAGCGGGGATCTGGGGGATAAAGCCTCCAGGAGAAAATGGTTTTGTGTATTTCGCAAGCATTTCCTTGTAAGTTTGAACATATATAACCTTTTAATATATGGTTCACGTCTGTAATAAATCAGTTTATATTAGATTCCAATCATAAATAAAACGGAGGTTACTTTGAAAAGTTAAATGATTTTGTCGATAGTCGGAAAGATCCTTTGTCTACTTTTGATCTTCGTTACATAACTCAAGATTATGTACAGACGCTCCTGAGTAATCCGGGCGAAAAAAAGGCAACCGGACTGGACGGAATTCCAGCGTAATGATAATGACTACTGAAAATCTGACAAAGGCATACACACGAACGTCCCATGAATTACCTAGAAATATATGATCTGTTGGAATGGAATGCTCTGAATCCGGAGTTAGAAAATTCCATTCGTGTTGCACTCCCTAAATATGTAAGCAAACGCTTATGATCTACTGAACTCTTAAATCGACAGGACAAATAATTACCATCGTCCGGTCGTGAGTATTGACAGGACAGACAATTACGATCGTCTAGTTGTGAGTATCTACAGGATTGACAATAACGATCGTCCAGGCGTGAGTATTGACAGGACAGACAATAACGATCGTCCGGACATCAGTATCGACAGGACAGACAATTACGACCGTCCAGTTGTGAGTATCTACAGGACAGACAATAACGATCGTCCAGACATCAGCATCGACAGGACAGACATTTACGATCGTCTAGTCGTACGTATCCACAGGACAGACAATTACGTTTGTCCAGACATCAGTATCGACAGGACAGACAATTATGATGTCGTGCGTATCAACAGAATAGAGAATTACGATCGTCCATTCGTGAGTATCGACAGGAGGGACAATTACGATCGTCCACGCGTGCGTATCGACAGGACAGACAACTGCGATCGTCCAGGCGTGCGTATCGACAGGACAGACAATTACGTTCGTCCAGACATCAGTATCGACAGGACAGACAATTACCATCGTCTAGTCGTACGCATCGACAGGACAACCAGTTATGTTCGTCCAGACATCAGTATCAACAGGACAGACAATTACGAACGTCTAGTCGTACGTATCGACAGGACAGGCAGTTATGTTCGTCCACTCGTGAGTATCGACAGGACAGACAATTACGATCGTCCAGGCGTGACCATCGACAGCACAGACAATTACGATCGTCCAGTTGTGAGTATCGACAGGACTGACAATTGATCGTCCAGTAGTGAGCTTTAAAAGTACCATTTTCGCGAACTGAACTGTACAGTCGAACCTTTAGGATTCGAGGTGCACGTATTTTTAACGAATGCcttttaatatacaatgtgcATTTTGAAATCAATCCTTTAATAGTTCATGAGGAAAGTATGATTTACAGAAATTACTTTATGTTATATGCACAACTGCcctcagcttctaaatttagcttgccactgtttacatatttataagtTCAGGGccgctgtctgcctctaccttagaatgttccagaatacgctcagttcggggcatgtttgtttacaacaagtgttcaggaattttcttattctagacaattccaccagtctatataagacctatgaaagcaggtcaaaagaggGGAAAGGAGAATTAtcgagagttttggatgctttcgctgtgtgttaccttagtaggccttttgtgctgaattttggtgtctttatagcctctggctttgttatatcctatctccaccgcgCACTTGTTCAGCCTGaacttatatatttaatttgtgctcttgtgtacacagtgcttattagtacacggaccctgtctgtggaattttgtgtatatttcgtcatacactcagttatactgtggattttcacccttctttgtgcatttatgcctgtatggttttccgcattgtggaatatatgcgtccgcttggacttgacaccgttgtacatgtaagtactttagtatttgtatagatactgctatcctttcttgttaaacttaagtactttagcatttgaaaaagtcttgttatctgttcttgttaaaggtAATAAATTGttctaaaataaaatctgctggttttggttacttttttgtgcggctaaactgtcgtgtatttcgaacaagccatctctttataatacaggcactTTGGGTCGTAACATGTAGAAATACTTTTcacctgttttttgttttaaccatgctttatattgtacataagaattcaaatgttttagcGTTTCTTCTTTGGTTTATGTGTAGATAACCGTGCTATGTACTGGTTGTGGATATATATTCAGCAGTCGACCCCCATATGCGAGATATACGAAAACATCatacaaaattaatatgaaaCAGTTTTGTGCAAAAAACGTGAGGTTTAATACACCGACGTCAAAAAAGggatttcagccatatgatgtCAGCAAGAAGGGTCCAGGTACTGGACTAGTCAAGTCGCAGCCCGGAGATAAGCAAGCCAGTGTTATACAGCTTATACGTACTTAACCGAAGTGGGACAAAAAACAGGCATAGTGTTCGCATAGTGTTCATGTTCGTACGCGAGCAGTTAACGAGGATGTTATCCCCTACCCCtttcacccccaccccccccaacCCCAATTCCAAACACACACACGATGAGAGTTGTTTGTACACGTACTAAGCCCAGGTAAACACAAAGCTTAAACAGGCTGGTATGAACCAACAGATCAGAACCGTGGAGATTACCACCAAAGCAGATTTACCTTTAATCCACAAAAGAACATTCCTTTCATCTCTCGGGCGTTTGGTTGTTTGCGTGTTTTGATAGATGATTGAAATGGGCCAGTGAAATGACGAGCCCACTGAGCACGTGATGGCCTCAGTCTCAGATGGTATGAAACTGGGTTGTAATTATTCCCTCCCACTTCCCGCGATGGTCTAGTCGTGAGTATCAACATCCCGCTATAACGAAGCATACATTTCCCTCACTCTTCCAACATCCCGCACTAACGAAGCATACACTTCCCTCCCTCTTCCAACATCCCGCTATAACGAGGTATACATTTCCCTCCCTCTTCCAACATCCCGCACTAACGAAGCATACATTTCCCTCCCTCTTCCAACATCCCGCTATAACGAGGCATACATTTCCCTCTCTCTTCCAACATCCCGCACTAACGAAGCATACATTTCCCTCCCTCTTCCAACATCCCGCTATAACGAAGCATACATTTCCCTCCCTCTTCCAACATCCCGCACTAACGAGGCATACATTTCCCTCCCTCTTCCAACATCCCGCACTAACGATACATACATTTCCCTCCCTCTTCCAACATACCGCACTAAAGATACATACATTTCCCTCCCCCTTCCAACATTTCGCTCTAACGAAGCATACATTTCCCTCTCTCTGCCAACATCCCGCACTAGCAATGCATACATTTCCCTCCCTCTTCCAACATCCCGCACTAAACGATACATACATTTCCCTCCATCTTCCATCATCCCGCACTAACGAAGCATACAGTTCTCTCCCTCTTCCAACATCTCGCTCTAACGAAGCATACATTTCACTCCCTCTTCCAACATCCCGCACTAACGAAGCATACATTTCCATCCCTCTTCCAACATCCCGCACTAACGAAGCATACATTTCCCTCTCTCTGCCAATATCCCGCACTAACGAAGCATGCAATTCCCTCCCTCTTCCATCATCCCGCACTAACGAAGCATACATTTCCCTCTCTCTGCCAATATCCCGCACTAACGAAGCATACATTTCCCTCTCTCTGCCAATATCACTTTCATTCACTCAGAACCAAACCCAATCAGAACTCAATCAATTAACTGTGAATACCGAAAAAGCGCCTAGTAATTCTGTACAGCGGCATTTTATCTTATACATGCAAATGTCCGGTCAAAAACTAAACCTCTTCTAAACCCATTTAAAGTAGATCGTGGACTTTACGAACGTGAAGGTTTTTAAACGACCACCACGAGTCTGGCGTCCGTAAAAATACACACCAAGCAACAATCGCACGCTCGTTCACCCTTACCTGTGGGCTAGTATACTACTGATGGAATCGAACTCCGGTTGTGGGAGGGTTTGTGTTAGGGGTCTGGCAAGACCATACATGGCGGGAGTAAGGTAGAGGATTACGGTCTGATATTACTGCATCTCCTTGATCTGCAACGTATGAAACAGGTTGTTGAATATCAGTTTGTGATTTAGATCACGATTTCTTTATCATTGTTAGGTATGTATCTCAGGCAATGTGAAAAAGAGGAAATAATGTCGTAAAGATGGAGAAGATATGTTCATATGTCTCTGGCCCACACCAAATACAGAGCTTACGCAACAGGGTATATACCATACCGTTCATTCAACTTCTTAAACTACTTTACTGTATTATTACTAAGGGCAAACAATCACCCAGGagtcctctcaccaatgcggtagctgtgagttcaagtccagctcatgctggcttcctctccggccgtatatgtgaaggtctgacagcaacctgcggatggtcgtgggttctcccgggctcttcccggtttcctcccatcataatactggaggccgtcatataagtgaaatattcctgagtacggtgtaaaacaccaatcaaataaataaataaataaattaagggtatacagaatcgatgctgattggctggcagtggaaatagggtttcctgggttaaatcctgCAGCACTGAATAAAAGTACCATATCTTAAATTCAGCTAAGACAAGGCATAGTCTGGACCGATCGGTGGCAAGCTACTGATGAACTTCCCTCACATGttacgtacagatatgcacccgataatatatctgtgtatgacaagTGGTGACTGCGAGTGTAGACGTAATGTCACACCATTTGTCTGTATGAAAATGTGGATGTAATATCACACGATTTTTCTGTATGTAGCAGACGCTGTGGGTGTAATATCATACCACTTGTCTGTATGTAGCAGACGCTGTGGGTGTAATATCACACCACTTGTCTGTATGTAGCAGACGCCGTGGATATAATATCACAGCGTTTGGCTGTATGTAGCAGACGCTGTGGGTGTAATATCACACCACTTGTCTGTATGAAAATGTGGATGTAATATCACAGCGTTTGGCTGTATGTAGCAGATGCTGTGGATGCAATATCATACCATTTGTCTGTATGTAGCAGACGCTGTGGATATAATATCACAGCGTTTGGCTGTATGTAGCAGACGCTGTGGGTGTAATATCACACCACTTGTCTAAATGCAGCAGATGCTGTGGATTGCAATATTACACCATTTGTCTGTATGTAGCAGACGCCGTGGATATAATATCACAGCGTTTggctgtaggcctatgtagcaGACGCTGTGGGTGTAATATCACACCACTTGTCTAAATGCAGCAGATGCTGTGGATGCAATATTACACAATTTGTCTGTATGTAGCAGACGCCGTGGATATAATATCACAGCGTTTGGCTGTATGTAGCAGACGCTGTGGATGTAATATCACACCATTTGTCTGTATGTAGGACACGCTGTGGATATAATATCACAGCGTTTGGGTGTATGTAGCAGACGCTGTGGGTGTAATATCACACCACTTGTCTGTATGTAGGACACGCTGTGGATATAATATCACAGCGTTTGGCTGTATGTAGCAGACACTGTGGGTGTAATATCACACCACTTGTCTGTATGTAGCAGACGCTGTGGGTATAATATCACACCACTTGTCTAAATGCAGCAGATGCTGTGGATGCAATATCACACCATTTGTCTGTATGTAGCAGACGCCGTGGATATAATATCACAGCGTTTGGCTGTATGTAGCAGACGCCGTGGATATAATATCACATCACTTGTCTGTATGTAGCAGACGCTGTGGATATAATATCACAGCGTTTGGCTGTATGTAGCAGACGCTGTGGATGTAATATCACACCATTTGTCTGTATGTAGGACACGCTGTGGATGTAATATACAGTACTCTTCTGTATGTAGCACAAACTATCCATATAATATCACAGTACTTTTCTGCATGTAGCTCACGCTGTGGAGGTAATATCACGGTACTTTTCAGCATGTAGCTCACGCTGTGGATGTAATTTACAGTACTCTTCTGTATGTAGCACAAACTGTCGATATAATATCACAGTACTTTTCTGCATGTAGCACACGCTGTGGATGTAATATCACGGTACTTTTCTGCATGTAGCTCACGCTGTGGATGTAATATCGTGGTATTTTTATGCAGTTAACACAGGCTGTGGACACTGTAGATgtagcagtacatgtaggtctaaaCTATCAACTGACGCTCAAAACCAAGCATACAGCACCACAGCTGAGTTTGGGTACACACACTGCAGCCAATAAGCATTAAACAAAGATTATAAATATATCGTGGTCTCAGAAAGATATTCGGCCCTATTGTACCTCAGCCATACTGTACTTATAGGTAGATCTAAAGACAGGATGATGCCACGAATCTTGTACATGAACTCAGAGATGTCGGACAAGTGCGATGTTATCAATGTCAAACTCTTCACGTAGAAGTCTGCTATCACAGGTGATTTacattaaatatacacataaacactGTATAAAACAGCGGACTAGATAATAGGTTAAATggtaatttaaaatataaaacttgtCTTCACACTATATGGTTTCTCAAATTTAAAAGATGTGACTGGTGAGAAATTATGAGTATAAATGCACATCCTAGAAGACTGTATCAGCTCGGCCTATACTGTCCTTGATCGCTTTGTGATACACTCATTTGTGTGACGCACTAACATCGGTTTATCGAATATTACTTgggttaatttttgtttaaattaaagACAGCTATTAGCATCTTCTGCGTGTGATAACTTTTTGTATTATCGTCTCTGATCTTTTACCTAAATACCGATTTGACAGAATTTCaagtatgcatacatacaaacaatccacgttgtttttgaaataaaaggCTAATTCTATTGATTTTCACATATTCACAAAAACGTTGGTCATAAAAAGTCCATAAAAGCAACTCACATGAGTAAAATAGACGACCAAGCCTCAAGTAACTCTGATCAGAATTCAGCTCCACTCCACGggtaaatatccacaaactGGGTGTTTTACCTGGACGGTAATTCCAAGCGAGTCTTTTCTGTTTACCTGAATTTACTTGGCCTTCAAAACTACACTTCCCTAATGACCCTTCTGCAGGCAGTTAATGAACACAGCTCGGTGAAGGTGACTTCATTACACACCTTTACGGCCTGCTAACGACACATATTTAGCGCGGC is a genomic window containing:
- the LOC135473718 gene encoding uncharacterized protein LOC135473718, encoding MVRNDVIDKLEREATLTPVIRAIAPTKLFLQQGTNNYHRPVVSIDRTDNYDRLVVSIYRIDNNDRPGVSIDRTDNNDRPDISIDRTDNYDRPVVSIYRTDNNDRPDISIDRTDIYDRLVVRIHRTDNYVCPDISIDRTDNYDVVRINRIENYDRPFVSIDRRDNYDRPRVRIDRTDNCDRPGVRIDRTDNYVRPDISIDRTDNYHRLVVRIDRTTSYVRPDISINRTDNYERLVVRIDRTGSYVRPLVSIDRTDNYDRPGVTIDSTDNYDRPVILFLNGVNRTSEDKSEDKSENKSEDKSEDKSELPEDKSEDKSENKSENKSELSEDKSELSEDKSEDKSELSEDKSELSEDKSELSEDKSEDKSEDKSEDKSELSEDKSELSEDKYVQISTSMDEMCVLYPYDLQGRLHVYPV